Within Oncorhynchus nerka isolate Pitt River linkage group LG8, Oner_Uvic_2.0, whole genome shotgun sequence, the genomic segment gagactagtcaaggaccatatcacctccaccctacctgacaccctagacccactccaatttgcttaccgcccaaataggtccacagacgatgcaatctcaaccacactgcacactgccctaacccatctggacaagaggaatacctatgtgagaatgctgttcatcgactacagctcggcattcaacaccatagtaccctccaagctcgtcatcaagctcgagaccctgggtctcgaccccgccctgtgcaactgggtactggacttcctggacgggccgccccaggtggtgagggtaggcaacaacatctcctccctgctgatcctcaacacggggccccacaagggtgcgttctgagccctctcctgtactccctgttcacccacgactgcgtggccacgcacgcctccaactcaatcatcaagtttgcggacgacacaacagtggtaggcttgattaccaacaacgacgagacggcctacagggaggaggtgagggccctcggagtgtggtgtcaggaaaataacctcacactcaacgtcaacaaaactaaggagatgattgtgggacttcaggaaacagcagggggaacacccccctatccacatcgatggaagagtagtggagagggtagcaagttttaagttcctcggcatacacatcacagacaaactgaattggtccactcacacagacagcgtcgtgaagaaggcgcagcagcgcctcttcaacctcaggaggctgaagaaattcggcttgtcaccaaaagcactcacaaacttctacagatgcacaatcgagagcatcctggcgggctgtatcaccgcctggtacggcaactgctccgccctcaaccgtaaggctctccagagggtagtgaggtctgcacaacgcatcaccaggggcaaactacctgccctccaggacacctacaccacccgatgttacaggaaggccataaagatcatcaaggacatcaaccacccgagccactgcctgttcaccccgctatcatccagaaggcgaggtcagtacaggtgcatcaaagctgggaccgagagactgaaaaacagcgtctatctcaaggccatcagactggtaaacagccaccactaacattgagtggctgctgccaacacactgacattgacactgacccaactccagccactttaataatgggaattgatgggaaattatgtaaatatatcactagccactttaaacaatgctaccttatataatgttacttaccctacattattcatctcatttgcatacgtatatactggactctatatcatcgactgcatccttatgtaatacatgtatcactagccactttaactatgccactttgtttactttgtctacatactcatctcatatgtatatactgtactcgataccatctactgtatgctgccccgtaccatcactcattcatatatccttatgtacatattctttatccccttacactgtgtataagacagtagttttggaatttttagttagattacttgttggttattactgcattgtcggaactagaagcacaagcatttcgctacactcgcattaacatctgctaaccatgtgtatgtgacaaatacaatttgatttatttgatttgatctcaTGAAGCTATCTCCAATATTGCGACCACCGGGACATGGACTTGTACCCATGTACCAACTTACTATGAAAAAGTGTCATTCCAGGGAGATTTCGCAAATACATCTTGTCTTGAGCTGCAAAGGACGACTTGAGTTTTATTTTGCCCATACTGATGTTGGTTCGTATCATTGTGGAATATTCTGGTATAATGAATAGAGATGGTGCATATGCCATGAAGGTCAGTGAAGAAACTGAAAGTTTAGTAGCAAACTATGTTTCCAATTTGAATTTCAGTTTATTTTCCATCAGAATGTCGAAATGTTATGTGGTTCTCTTTAGccaattgtcacgttctgaccttagttcctttgttatgtctttcttttagtttggtcagggcgtgagttggggtgggtagtctgttcttTTTTATATGATAAAATCATCTATCATTGGTGTTatatatgataaaaattacagacctctacatgctttgtaagtaggaaaacctgccaaatcagcagtgtatcaaatacttgttctccccactgtatgtacactAATGAACAATATTTTCAAGTGAAATGAAATAGAACGGTATTAATtactggaaaggaagacccagagttacgtctgctgcagaggattagttcattagagttaccagcctcagaaatgggcAATTAACTTGAACCCCGGATTGCATCTCAaagaaatgcttcagagttcaagtaacaatgTCACGGTTGTCATAAGAACGAGACATAggcgcagcggatgttgagttACACATATTTATTGCAAAGTGAAACTTAAAGAAAAAAACTATAAATCAAATAAACAAACAACTAAAAGTAACTAAGTGGTGcacaaacaaaaaacaatatcccacaaatgcAGGTGGGGAAAAagcctacctaaatatgatccccaatcagaggcaacgataaacagctgcctctaatttggAACCACATtagcaccaacatagaaatatctatactagatcaccccctagtcacgccctgacttactacaccatagagaactaagggctctctatggtcagagcGTGAAAAACAgacacgtctcaacatcaactgttcagaggagactgtgtgaatcaggcctacaTAGTCTAATTACTgcaaagacaccaataagaagaagagacttaatgggccaagaaacacgagcaatggacattagactggtggaaatctgtcttttggtcatGATTAGTccgaatttgagatttttggttccaaccgctgtgtctttgtgagacgcagagtagatgaaaggatgatctccgcatgtgtggttcccgtcgtgaagcacggaggaggaggtgtaatgttgtgggggtgctttgcatgTGACACTGCCagtcatttatttagaattcgaggcacacttaaccagcatggcaacgacagcattctgtagcgatacaccatcccatctggtttgctcttagtgggactatcattgttTTTTCATCAGGACaaagacccaacacacctccagactgtgcaagggctatttgaccaagaaagagattgatggagtgctgcatcagatgacctggcctccacaatcacccatcctcaacccaattgagatggtttgggatgagttggactgcagagtgaaggaaaagctgcacacaagtgctcagcatatgtgggaactcaagacgattggaaaagcattctagctgatgctggttgagagaatgtcaacagtgtgaaaagctgtcatcaaggcaaatgttggctactttgaagaatctaaaatctaaaatataattgtatttgtttaatacttttttggttactacatgattccatatgtgtttcaaactgttgatgtcttcactattattctacaatatagaaaacagTACCGTATATTATTCAATTGCGGTTACAAATAATATTAGTATTTAATGTTGGAGGCTTATGATGAAAACCAACAGCCAGAAATGCAGCTTCTATGCAGTGGTGGGTAAATGTACATTATGGATCACTTTAACccttgggctgggctgggctgggctgggttagGGTCGGTAGTATCAGCAGCACTAGAGATATTTCACTATTTCTTGTCCAAACATCAATTTCATTTCAGAAATGGTTTAATTTTTCTCAAAAAAGAAACAGCCGTATCAGGCAAATATTTGATAGCCTTGATCTAGTAACTCTGAATCGCTTTATAATGTCTTCATGGAAAGTCATTCCCGTGAAGCTCACACTATGGTAAGCCAGAGGACACACTTCTAAGATTGTCGTCAGCCAATAAAATCTCTAGTTTCAGTGTTCCCTCCTACTGTATGATGGGTACATCTAAAGTGCCATCATATATAAGGTGCATATAACGTCACCCACTGTCAGACCCACACACTGTACAGTGCAGAAGGGAGTAATGCTACAATGATGAATAGAGAAGTATTTATATTTTACATCAACTTGGGTAAGAGTAAGACATTTTAATTGAGTTCCTTATTTAATCATTTGTAGTATGTCGTTTGAATATAATAAGTGAAGTTGAtgttctgtctgtaatgtgtagaAATGCCTGTGACTTTGTTTCatgttgtttgtttgctttgaCAGTTTGTGCTTTCACCAAACCAAACGTAATCCAACCAACCCCTGTGATGGTTACTGAGCTGGGAGGCTCTGTGACTCTCACTTGCCTTTGTCCTAATGTGTCGGTGACCAGATTTAATTGGTTCAAGCAGAGTTTTGGACAGGAACCCCTCCTCATGGCATCATCTCTTTATGTTGGCCAAGAGAATTATTATTCCAACAACTTTATCAAGGACTTTACTGAGACCGAACGTTtgggtgtgaggagaggagactacagcTATAACTTGACCATATCCAACACAGAGCCAGGGGACTCAGCTACATACTATTGTTCCACTGCAGCCATCTATGAGCAAACATTTGGAGAGGGAACTGTTTTAATTGTCAAAAGTAACTAAACATTTGCATATTCAATTTCAAAATGTATGGCACTGTACATTGGTATGTTTCTGCAACTACTTCATCAAATGCTAGCGATGAATACATGGCTTGTTTTTCACCCACTTAGTCTTACATTAGTTACTCACCTTCTTCAGATTCAGAGTCCAACAGCATGTCTGTGCTCCAGCAGCCTGTGTCTGAGTCAGTCCATCCAGGAGACTCTGTGACTCTGAACTGTACAATACACACTGAGACCTGTGCAGGAGAACACAGTGTCTATTGGTTCAGACATGTCTCAGGAGAATCCCATCCAGGAATCATTTACACTCATGGAGACAAGAGTGATCAGTGTGAGAAGAGCCCTCAGGCTGGGTCTCCTCCACAGAGCTGTGTCTACAACCTCCCCAAGAGGAACCTCAGCTTCTCTGATGCTGGGACTTACTACTGTGCTGTGGCCTCATGTGGGGAGTTACTCTTCGGGAACGGGACCAAGTTGGACATTGACGGTAGGTGATACAGcttctattttattttatatcTACTGTATAGTCTACTGTGTAGAACATACATTTACCTGCTATTCTGGTTTCTTCTATTACTGTTTGAATTTCAACAGACCATAGAGCAGATCCTCTTCTCTTGGTGTCCTGCCTGGGTGTAGTATTGGGTGTCACGTTCACCTTGATCATTGTCCTGGTTTGCATCATGTACAagatgaacaacacaacatgtGTGCAGTGCAGAGGTAAGTTACTATCCCTTGATATTCATTGATGTCACCATTTGTTGCTGTTTCAGTAGTGGAAGAAGTAGAAGTATCCTAATCTTTTTTGTCATTCGTTTTAGGACTCGTCTCTCAGACCAGAGGTCTTGCAGTT encodes:
- the LOC115133488 gene encoding uncharacterized protein LOC115133488 isoform X2; translation: MMNREVFIFYINLVCAFTKPNVIQPTPVMVTELGGSVTLTCLCPNVSVTRFNWFKQSFGQEPLLMASSLYVGQENYYSNNFIKDFTETERLGVRRGDYSYNLTISNTEPGDSATYYCSTAAIYEQTFGEGTVLIVKNSESNSMSVLQQPVSESVHPGDSVTLNCTIHTETCAGEHSVYWFRHVSGESHPGIIYTHGDKSDQCEKSPQAGSPPQSCVYNLPKRNLSFSDAGTYYCAVASCGELLFGNGTKLDIDDHRADPLLLVSCLGVVLGVTFTLIIVLVCIMYKMNNTTCVQCRGLVSQTRGLAVTRSDVGDQDGDSLHYVALNLSNKKNRSRRQRGHMETVVYAGIRQ
- the LOC115133488 gene encoding uncharacterized protein LOC115133488 isoform X1; translation: MCRNACDFVSCCLFALTVCAFTKPNVIQPTPVMVTELGGSVTLTCLCPNVSVTRFNWFKQSFGQEPLLMASSLYVGQENYYSNNFIKDFTETERLGVRRGDYSYNLTISNTEPGDSATYYCSTAAIYEQTFGEGTVLIVKNSESNSMSVLQQPVSESVHPGDSVTLNCTIHTETCAGEHSVYWFRHVSGESHPGIIYTHGDKSDQCEKSPQAGSPPQSCVYNLPKRNLSFSDAGTYYCAVASCGELLFGNGTKLDIDDHRADPLLLVSCLGVVLGVTFTLIIVLVCIMYKMNNTTCVQCRGLVSQTRGLAVTRSDVGDQDGDSLHYVALNLSNKKNRSRRQRGHMETVVYAGIRQ